The proteins below come from a single Zea mays cultivar B73 chromosome 8, Zm-B73-REFERENCE-NAM-5.0, whole genome shotgun sequence genomic window:
- the LOC103634742 gene encoding beta-glucosidase 1: MPRTVTPTPVPCASPYLWPPPQNWPRASQGSLAHFFPAECAVVMANASRGRVGGGGRSSVLALLLLLSAGGARASYDGEGEAARAGAEEKEKAAAWTGGLSRRSFPKGFVFGTAASAYQVEGMAHKDGRGPSIWDAFIKIPGEIANNATADVTVDEYHRYKEDVNIMKNMGFDAYRFSISWSRIFPNGTGEVNWKGVAYYNRLINYMVKKGITPYANLYHYDLPEALEVRYGGLLSREVVRSFADYADFCFGAFGDRVKNWLTFNEPRVVAALGYDDGRFAPGRCTGCEAGGDSGTEPYVVAHHLILSHAAAVQRYRRRHQPTQRGRVGILLDFVWYEPLTADSAADRAAAQRSRDFHVGWFLHPIVYGEYPKSVRRSVKGRLPKFTAEEAGLVRGSIDYVGVNQYTAYYVRDRRPNATAAPPSYSSDWHAEFVYERDGVPIGPRANSDWLYIVPWGLYKAVTYVKEKYGNPTMLLSENGMDDPGNVTVGQGVRDAARVAYYRSYVAELKAAIDGGANCVGYFAWSLLDNFEWKLGYTSRFGLVYVDFRTLRRYPKSSAYWFRDVIAGTN, encoded by the exons ATGCCACGCACTGTCACACCGACACCCGTCCCCTGTGCGTCTCCTTATCTCTGGCCACCGCCACAGAACTGGCCGCGCGCGTCGCAAGGCTCTCTCGCTCACTTCTTCCCAGCGGAGTGCGCAGTCGTCATGGCTAACGCTAGCCGTGGTcgtgtcggcggcggcgggcgaagTTCCGTGCTCGCGCTGCTTCTCCTGCTTTCCGCCGGAGGAGCCCGAGCGTCCTACGACGGCGAGGGCGAGGCAGCACGGGCAGGGGCagaggagaaggagaaggctgcggCGTGGACGGGCGGGCTGAGCCGGCGGAGCTTTCCCAAGGGGTTCGTGTTCGGGACGGCGGCGTCGGCCTACCAGGTGGAGGGCATGGCGCACAAGGACGGCCGCGGGCCGAGCATTTGGGACGCCTTCATCAAGATCCCCG GCGAGATCGCAAACAACGCCACCGCGGACGTGACTGTTGACGAGTACCATCGCTACAAG GAGGACGTGAATATCATGAAGAATATGGGGTTCGACGCTTACCGGTTTTCGATCTCTTGGTCAAGAATATTCCCAA ATGGAACCGGAGAAGTGAACTGGAAAGGAGTGGCGTACTACAACAGGCTGATAAACTACATGGTGAAGAAAG GCATCACACCCTACGCAAACCTGTACCACTACGACCTACCGGAGGCGCTGGAGGTCCGGTACGGAGGGCTGTTGAGCAGAGAAGTGGT GAGATCGTTCGCAGACTACGCCGACTTCTGCTTCGGGGCGTTCGGCGACAGGGTGAAGAACTGGCTGACGTTCAACGAGCCGCGGGTGGTGGCCGCCCTAGGGTACGACGACGGCAGGTTCGCGCCGGGGAGGTGCACGGGGTGCGAGGCCGGGGGGGACTCGGGCACCGAGCCCTACGTCGTGGCGCACCACCTCATCCTCTCCCACGCCGCCGCCGTCCAGAGGTACCGCCGCAGGCACCAGCCGACGCAGAGGGGCAGGGTCGGGATCCTGCTGGATTTCGTGTGGTACGAGCCCCTCACGGCGGACTCAGCCGCCGACCGGGCCGCCGCTCAAAGGTCCAGAGACTTCCACGTCGGATGGTTCCTGCACCCCATCGTCTACGGCGAGTACCCCAAGTCGGTCCGGAGAAGCGTCAAGGGCAGGCTCCCCAAGTTCACGgctgaggaggccggtctagtccGAGGCTCCATCGACTACGTCGGAGTCAACCAGTACACTGCCTACTACGTGCGTGATCGACGGCCAAACGctacggcggcgccgcccagctACTCGTCCGACTGGCACGCTGAGTTCGTCT ATGAACGCGACGGTGTGCCGATTGGACCAAGG GCGAACTCAGACTGGCTCTACATCGTGCCTTGGGGACTGTACAAAGCCGTCACCTACGTCAAGGAGAAGTACGGCAACCCCACGATGCTCCTGTCAGAGAACG GTATGGACGACCCGGGCAACGTCACGGTGGGCCAGGGCGTGCGCGACGCGGCCAGGGTGGCCTACTACCGGAGCTACGTCGCCGAGCTGAAGGCGGCGATCGACGGCGGCGCCAACTGCGTGGGATACTTCGCCTGGTCGTTGCTCGACAACTTCGAGTGGAAGCTGGGGTACACGTCCCGGTTCGGCCTCGTCTACGTCGACTTCAGGACGCTCCGGCGCTACCCCAAGAGCTCGGCGTACTGGTTCAGGGATGTCATCGCCGGCACCAACTGA